The genome window AATGGCTAATAATTTCGCCAGGGAATCGATGTCGGGAATACATGGGAAAGAAGTTGAGAGCGAGCGTTGAACCAGTACGATTATTCTACATTCCGGTTAACCTGACAATATCGATTCAAGGTTTAGCAACAGCGAACCTGTAATTTGATCGCAGCATCCAACACGAGTTTCAGTCCCGCAAGCGGGATTCAAGGTTTAGCAACTCGTATAGCTTGCCTTCTCCGCACTCATGAACAGTTGTTTCAGTCCCGCAAGCGGGATTCAAGGTTTAGCAACGGCTGAAACGCTTTGTGATGCCTGCCTTTTCAGCAGTTTCAGTCCCGCAAGCGGGATTCAAGGTTTAGCAACTGGAAAGTTTGGGGATTGTTGTTAAGCGGGACGGATGTTTCAGTCCCGCAAGCGGGATTCAAGGTTTAGCAACCCGACAGGACCAGACCCACGAGGAAGAACGATCGCTTACACTCGTTTCAGTCCCGCAAGCGGGATTCAAGGTTTAGCAACCCGAGAAGGTATACCTCGCGGAAGTAGCTTACAACAATTGTTTCAGTCCCGCAAGCGGGATTCAAGGTTTAGCAACCTTTTGGTACTACGCTCCCTACCAAGGAGGGATTCAAGCTCGTTTCAGTCCCGCAAGCGGGATTCAAGGTTTAGCAACCTGCACTGTGTCTTCAAGTTCGACGGCATAAGCGTTTAACGGTTTCAGTCCCGCAAGCGGGATTCAAGGTTTAGCAACCCCGCATTGCAGCGGCGTTTGGTTGTGCTGCTCCCCAGGTTTCAGTCCCGCAAGCGGGATTCAAGGTTTAGCAACTTTATCGAAATTTTACTGTTAATGCTGGTGTTACTGTGTTTCAGTCCCGCAAGCGGGATTCAAGGTTTAGCAACTCATTCGGTTGATGCTGTACTTTTGGATCGAATTTTAACGTTTCAGTCCCGCAAGCGGGATTCAAGGTTTAGCAACTTCTGAGGTGGTTCGGGGGATAGCGGGAACATCTCAAAAGTTTCAGTCCCGCAAGCGGGATTCAAGGTTTAGCAACGATGGGGCACAACACGGGAAGCGGGTTGGAAAGAGATGTTTCAGTCCCGCAAGCGGGATTCAAGGTTTAGCAACTTCAGTCTTTTTCAAAGCGCGATTTGTCCGAACTTGTTTCAGTCCCGCAAGCGGGATTCAAGGTTTAGCAACTAGGCGATGACAACCCGTTAAAGATTCGCTATCTAGGTTTCAGTCCCGCAAGCGGGATTCAAGGTTTAGCAACCGCGCTCGTCCCAGACAAAGCGACAATCATTGGAACGTTTCAGTCCCGCAAGCGGGATTCAAGGTTTAGCAACTGAGGGATTAGCAGCTTTCAGTCCAGACCTGGCTTTGTTTCAGTCCCGCAAGCGGGATTCAAGGTTTAGCAACCCTCAAGTCTGCATCGCTCAAGTCTGCACCACTCAATTTTGGTTTCAGTCCCGCAAGCGGGATTCAAGGTTTAGCAACTGTGTTAAGGCTGGATTAGGACAGTTCAGATTGTTGGTTTCAGTCCCGCAAGCGGGATTCAAGGTTTAGCAACCATTCGGTTGAACACCCAACGCTGAAGGAAGGTAAGGTTTCAGTCCCGCAAGCGGGATTCAAGGTTTAGCAACTGAAAGCTTATCGACATAATGCCCTTTATCCCTAAGTTGCTAGATATGTTTCAGTCCCGCAAGCGGGATTCAAGGTTTAGCAACCTCTCTGGATCGCCTTGCCGGGGTTCCCCTTGAATGTTTCAGTCCCGCAAGCGGGATTCAAGGTTTAGCAACCCCAGAGACCTCTAACTCCCTAGACTGGTTAGCTGTTTCAGTCCCGCAAGCGGGATTCAAGGTTTAGCAACTCCGTGCCCTGGAACCCCTATTACGCGCAGGTTCCCAGGTCTATTTTGGCAAGCCTCAAAAAATTGCCAATTTAGAGCCTTGGTAATATCAGAAAAATTCCACTATTAGGGCACTTTCGGATCTCAAAACTATTGAATTATCATGGTTCTAGCGATTTTGGCGAACCCCCTAGAGTTTTAGCCCTCGCTTCGGTTTGCCAAAAACACGCCATCATCATAGCCAAAATGACGCAATCTTGTCGAGCCACGTGGAAAGATCAGGAACTTCCTACTTGGGCCAAGTCGCACAAATTCCTAACCGTTCGTGTGAATTCCTCCGTCATCTCATCTGACCCAGTGGCATGATAAACCGCGGCTAACTCCTGATAGAACCATAAAGTTTGTTCTTGATCACCGCTAAACCGCTGCCAGATTGAGGAGCCAAACCGCTGCCACTCTATCAACAGAGATCGTGCATTGTGCAATTTATCTGCCAAAGAAACCCTGCGAACCTCAACTGTGGCACCATGGATGTTTTCAAGATATCGCAGCTTACGCTCCTTCCAAGGCGGTTTTGGATTCGTATCTGACTCTGTGCAACCGTCTACAATGGCCACC of Cyanobacteria bacterium FACHB-DQ100 contains these proteins:
- a CDS encoding HD domain-containing protein, with the protein product MNTAQLTARFEDALVYATRIHANQRRKLGGVPYISHLLSVAALVLEAGGSEDEAIAALLHDAIEDQGGQPTREAIRERFGDRVVAIVDGCTESDTNPKPPWKERKLRYLENIHGATVEVRRVSLADKLHNARSLLIEWQRFGSSIWQRFSGDQEQTLWFYQELAAVYHATGSDEMTEEFTRTVRNLCDLAQVGSS